The Sorghum bicolor cultivar BTx623 chromosome 6, Sorghum_bicolor_NCBIv3, whole genome shotgun sequence genome contains the following window.
CTGGAACCTTTGAAACTCTATGCAACTCTCTCAAATTGCAAGGTCAAGCCACCGAATCCCCAAACAAATAAAAGCATGGCCCGTGAAACTCCAGTTCTTTTGAGACCACCGAATCCACCACTGTCAAATTTAAAAAGAGTTGAGCCTCTGTCGGTTTTATGTTCATCTGAAAAGAGTTGAATTTTGTGGCTACTGAATCCACCATTGTAAAATTTATGTTGTTCTAAAAAAAATGTTGAACTTCTGTCAATTTTATGTTGATCTGAAAATAGTTGGAGCAAAACTGAATTCACCCATATCAGTTTTGTGCTTTTTTTCTTCTGATATATGTATTTGAATTAAAGTTTGCCATTTTTGTGTAGTAGTTTTTAAGCTtgagctctgagttttatttcctGAACACTGAAATAGGTCCATTTGTCAGCCACTGAACTTAATAGTTCAAGATAATTGTGAGGTCCATTTTGCTACACAATCCCTTGGTTTGATCACAGACACACATGAAAAACTCAAAATCCTGCAGGTGACACAAGATAATAAACCCTGGTTTAAAAGGCCAGCAACACTGTTTATATCCATGTCGCCACTGCTGGATGTTCAGCCAGACAAGTTTGCACAGTCATTTATGCATGTTGTAGGTGGGACCGCCTTTCCTGAGCAGACTATCAATGAAATTTCCTTGGAGAATGCAGGAGTCTGGCAATGAAATTTACTAGAATTAGTTGTTCCCTTAACCTGTCACAGTTGGGCCCTCCAtcattccaaagcccagaagtgCCAACAGTAGGAGCACCCAGCCGAACAGAGAGAGACGTGAGGGGAAGAAGAAGTGTGCGGCACCTGGAAAAAGGAAGCCatccttcccttcccttcccttccccacCACCTCTTGCCGGCTGCTAGGGTTTTATGGTTGGAGCCACAACCCCAAGAACCATCACCTCCACCCCTGAAGCCCTCTCATTGTGTGGCTGATCCTTCGCATCGCCGCCATCCCTGTCCTCTCTTCCCATTCCATGCGACCTCCCTGACCCGCATGCTGCCTCCTTTCAATGAGCCGACGCGCGGAACGGAGGGAGATCTGTCGGCCCTGGTCCTCTCAGTAAGGAAGCCCGATTAGACCTTTATTTGTTCTAATCCATGTTTGAGGCTTTGATATTTATTGTGGGGAGAAGGGGGTTAAGTCACCATCTGATTAGTGAGATTGTGTAATTTATGACGCACTCCACCATGGGCATCTGTGATACCTGATGAATTTGAATTAAAGGGGGCGTATGCAGCGGGTGGCCACCCACCCCATGTGCCTTGTTGGGCTTGTCTTGTGGTTCTTAGGATTAGCATGCCATGCTCTTCTAATCCGTTCTAGACTGTGTGCAGAGTACTCATGTCGTGTTGCATGCTGGTTCGATTGCACTTTGTTGAAGTATTTTGTGTTACATAATCTTGCAAATTGAACAAAAGGACTGGATTTGTTCATACCTCCTTTCTTGGTTACATATTCCCAGGGCTTCACTTGGTCTATCCGGGGATTGTTAAACAATTAACAGTTCTGTAGCCTTATAAGAATTGAAAAAAGGTACTGTATTTGTTCACATGTCGTATGTTACACACTCCAAATTGAGCAAAGTGATTGTTTGTTCCAATCCCCTTCCTTTGTTACATATTCTCAGTGTTTCAGTTGGTATTTTCTTTTTTCGATTACACACAGTACAACGTAGACACTCACAACGCACAcacactcacccctatgaaTGCATGCACGCAAACCCTACCCCTATGAGCATCTTCAAAGACTAGGCTGGCAAATCCTCGAGATTGACGAAGTCACCATAAGTTCCTGGCTGTCGACAGGAACATCGCCTACCACTTAAAGCACAAACACCATTAAATCCTGGAATATTCGCTCCCATGGGAATCGACCTAGGACCTGAGGTGCTAATGAGGCTCTTGTAACCACTAGGCTACAAGCCCTTTAGCTAGTGTTTCAGTTGGTCTGTCTGCTCATTATAACAATTAAGAGTTGTATGGCCTTAAGATTTGAAAAAAGATGCTGCATTCTGTCCAAATGTTCTATGCTATGTATTACAATGAGGCACAATAGGGTTTGTGCACTTATTGTTGAACATTTACAGGTTCTGTAGCCTTGCAAACTGGAAGGGGGCTGCATTTTATGAAGTGTCCTAGGTTTCATATTCCAGTGGCAGCAAGTGGGCTTAAAAGCTATGATGGTTTAccttaattattaatccttaaTATGCAAAATACTAGTATGTAGCATTTATGCTGTTTTAGCTACCAAGTTGCCTTTGCATCGCATGCAACTTGTATTACCACTTAATCAACTTACATAGCAGATGGCATGCTAAAGATTAAACTTTACATATTGTCAACCGAGTGATGGAACTTAGCTTCTTATTTGTATGTTTGTTCATCATTTGGTTGCACTGATTACTAGTTAATTGCTGTATATTTTCTACTTCGAAAGATGTTGTTTTTCAACTTGGAACCAATTTGCTAAGTATCAGGCTAATTGACTCATTCATTTCTGCAGGTTGTATCAGTTTATCTTGACTCAGGAGCTTTATTAATTGATAATTTGAAATCATTGACATATGGAGTCCCAGAAGTGTTTTCTGATAACTTACTCCCAGGAGATTGTAGATGGAGTGCCTCTGTATGTTTCATCAAACTGCCTGCCTGTAAAAGCTTTGAAATATGAACCTGCTGGTCATTCATTCCATGCTGCGGCAATGAAGCTTCTTGGTCTTGCGGAGCATGAAGACATAGAAACTGATGATCGCAGCGTTTCATCGGATGACAAAAGCCAAGATTTTAACGCTGGTTCTCATACCTTTAGCAGCAAAGGGAAGAAGAAGTCATCTGGCAGTCAACAGCAGGATCACTATGCGTTGCTTGGGTTGGGACACTTGAGGTTCTTGGCCACTGAAGATCAGATTCGGAAAAGTTACCGTGACATGGCTCTCAAACATCATCCAGATAAGCAGGCTGCCCTGATTCTCGCAGAGACAACAGAGGAGGCAAAACAAGCAAAAAAGGATGAGATAGAGAGCCATTTCAAGGCCATTCAGGAGGCCTATGAAATCCTCATAGACCCTACAAAGAGGAGGATTTATGACTCTACAGATGAGTTTGATGATGATGTCCCGACAGACTGTGCCCCACAAGACTTCTTCAAGGTATTTGGCCCAGCCTTCATGAGAAATGGACGCTGGTCTGTTACCCAGCCGATTCCTTCTCTTGGACATGACACTACTCCTGTAGAGGAGGTTGATAAGTTCTACAATTTCTGGTACAACTTCAAGAGTTGGAGGGAATTTCCAGATGATGATGAGTATGATTTGGAGCAAGCTGAATCTCGTGAACATAAGAGATGGATGGAGAGGCAGAATGCAAAGCTACAAGAGAAGGCCAAAAAGGCGGAATATGCGCGAGTACGCACACTTGTAGACAATGCTTATAAGAAAGACCCAAGGATCCAAAGGAGGAAAGAGGAGGAGAAAGCTGAGAAACAGAGAAGAAAGGAGGCGAAATATTTGGCAAAGAAATtacaagaagaggaagcagcAAGAGCTGGTGAAGTGGAAAGGATAAGGAAAGAAGAAGAGTCTAAGAAAGCTGCAGAAGCTGCCCTACATCAGAAGAAGCTAAaggagaaagagaagaagctgcTCCGCAAAGAGAAAACTCGTTTGCGCATTCTTGCAGCACCTGTGGTTGCAGATAGCCACTTTGGTCTATCAGAGGCAAATGTTGAATCAACATGTGCTTCACTTGATATGGAACAGCTGAAGAAGCTGTGTGATGGAATGGATGGTAAGGATGCAGCTGAAAAGGCCAGGTTGCTAAGCAATGCACTTCGCAATGAAAGTTCCTCAAAGGAAGCAAAGAAAATTGAAGCAAATGGTGTGGAGCGTTCTGCTCCAAAATCCAACTCTACAGGAGGTAGAGTGACAGAAGGCAGTAGCAGCATATTGAACAGctatgaaaaaaaagagagaccaTGGGGAAAGGAAGAGATTGAGATGCTTAGGAAAGCAATCCAAAAGTATCCTAAGGGAACTTCGAGGAGATGGGAggttgtttctgaatttattggGACTAGCAGATCGGTTGAGGAAATTCTCAAGGCCACGAAGACTGTTCTTCTGCAAAAGCCAGACTCATCGAAAGCTTTCGACTCTTTCCTTGAGAAGCGCAAACCGACCCAATCTATTGCTTCGCCTCTTTCGACCCGAGATGAAATTAGTTCCTCAACTGAGGGAGCTGAGACTGCATTGTCAAAGGCTGCGGCACAACCTGCAAGTACCCAGACAGCCAATGGGAAAGCTGTTGCTGATCCTGTTCCGGATGGAGCACCATCCGTGTCAGATCCAGATGCCTGGACAGAGGCACAGGTCCTAGCTCTACTCCAAGCTTTGAAGGCTTTTCCCAAGGATGCAAGCCAAAGATGGGAGCGTGTGGCTGCTGCTGTCCCAGGTAAAACTGTCGTCCAGTGCAAGAAAAAGGTTGCAGCAAGGAGAGAGAATTTTCGGAGCAAGAAAAGTGGCGAGTAGACTGAGCCACTGAGGCATTGCCTCACTGGAAGTACATTTTGCAAGAGAGTCTCTGGATGGCAATATTTGTAGAATGGATTCAGCATCTTAGCTCAGTATTGCTTGGCGAACCTCTCATGCCACCAGTGATGAGGATAATTTTGTTATGGAGCTGTGAGAACTCATTTATTGTGCTAGGCCACCAGGGTTGTTTTACTTTGGTCAGCCTTAGGAGGATGCCATTGAAGCTCACCTACTGTTGATGTTGATGGACTGATGATTGGCCTTTTGAAGCAGTGGTTCGTGTGGGATTTTGTTCCGGCTGGCTCCTGGGTTGTCTGCATTGCTGGAAGCCATTGATACCTTGCATTAGTGTACTGGTTCGGTAAAAATGTGGAGAACCATATATGTTTTTATTCATTAATATAGTAACTATAAGATAGGCATATCTGTTACATCGCAAGACCTGTTATCGAATCGAGCATTATTTTTCCTGGCCCCACGTTGTGGTGGCTAGCTATGTTTAGCATTTTCAATGCTACTACTTTATCCATAGAAAGAGTTGCCGTCGGGCTCATGCTGGTCAAATTTTCTTTcttaagtttaatttggtttgtaaaataaattaataatatttatctctaaataagtttattacaAAAATATATTCAACTATCTATCTATTGGTACTAATTATgtttcataaatattaatatttttttaatatatttgatCACAGTTTGAGATATTCGTGAGAATGACACTTCTTATAGGAGAGTACTTAACACAGATGCTAATGCACAATTGCTAATGCTCAGGAGCCGTTTTTAGTCTCCAGCGTGTGCATATGGATGAGAGTACTTAACACAGATGCTAATGCACAATTGCTAATGTTAAAGATGCAACCAAAttttatatgtcgagctctgcCAAGTAAGCGCTACGTCGTTAGCCACGTATTTGCTGGTCTCTTATCTCGGCGCAATGATCTTATTTCAAGCTATATATCTCTCCTACTAAAAATATGTCACCAGGATCCGTCTACCACTCCATGGTGCAGCCGTGGTGAAGCCTGCCCCTCTCTCGTTGCCCAATCCCGATCTCCGCATCATCGATCTGGTGGTGCTTATCCTCCCCAATCAGGAGTCTCTTGCCTCCCCAACCCCAATGAGCAGCTCGTGCCTGTCCTCATCCCCACGCACCCCGTTCCCTCCTCTGCTCCTAGTCCAGCACACCAACAGAACCGCATCACCTGGCGAGGGTGCTACgtgcgtcgccgccgccggttGAACGGGATGGCCGAccatctcccgttgcaacgcccTGCGCCGCCGCTGCCCGCGCACTCCCtgtgccgccgccgacgcccacGTGCGCCCCTTCCCCAGCCAGTGAGCCACCTTTGTGTGCGCCACCACTGCCTGTGCACGCCCTGTGCCGCCGACGATGCCCACGTGCGGCCCTGATCCAGCCAGCGAGCCACCGCACCTCCCGTCGAGCCGCCGGGCGACGGCGCATCTGCCTCCTCCGCTCCGCCTCTACTGCCCTGCCTCCAATGGTAGAACTTGaacaggagaagaaggagaggcagTCGGGTTCCTCTCCAAGGTCCTCCTGTAAGTGCTCTCTTGCTCCTAATCTTGTAATGTGTTCTCTGTAGATTGACATTTTGAGGTTGGAGCCTTATCAGAGGCATGAGGTCCACGCCAAATCTCTTTTTATCTGAATACCTCTTGTGTGAGCTTGCCTAAAGAACAAGTGTTCATTGTAGTTAAAGGAAAACGGCTTCATAAGCTGGCAAGTCCAGCAGCCACTCATGACCGGTTTAATCAGCAGGGCCATGTAATTTTACAATAGTGTTGTATCAAAGAATCAATGCTAAACATTTCTTAATCCTTGTAATTTGAAGATCAGCTAATCAGCAGGGCCATCTGAATACCTCTTATTTAATTTGAAGATCATGTAATTTGATCTCATGAAATGATGTCTTGAAACTGGTGGTCTAACAGATTCTGATGTGTTTCAGAATACATTAGTCTATAGGCATTAGCTAAAAGGGCAAAGTTGCTTTGTTCCTGCTTGCTTTAGTTTTTTAGTTGATCAAAGTTGATACTTGTCCTCTTTAAACAGaccatttgatttttttttgctcACCCAGGTTTCCAATCTGATTCAGATATCTTTAGCCAAACTTAGCGTATAGGCCTCAAAGCATAGTACTATTTTGGGTTTAGCACCCTCTGTTTTGCTGGTGTGGAAGGAAAGCGGGGATTGTTGCCCTCTTGGTGTTGATGCAGTGATGCTATGTTCAGTAGAGGAAGCACAATGAAGCTATTGTGGATTTCGTTCAGAGTAAGCTAAGAAGTTATAAATATCACATCTGAGCATTGTATTTTCACCATGAGGGTCTCTCAATGGAAGACTCTCTTTTGCAACAAGAATAGCATAACATGGAGAGGATATTTGGATCTGTTGCTAGAATCTCATGAAAAATTATTGCAAATTAATTACTGAATCTGAATATCAGGTAAGTAGTGCAGTAGTGCACCACTAGAAATAATATATTTGATAAGTAGTGCAGTAGTAGCAACCTCGACAAAATTAAACTTGCCTTCAAAAATGTTTTTGTGGATACTTGCTGGAATGCCCCTCAAAGATTAACTGAAGAAGTTTATCAATTCAGTAATCAATGTCATAAAGGCATAAACTTGCAAAGTTTTTGAGGCCAAGAATTGGTTCCGATATTTTGTCCATGAAATGAAACCGGTTTGAAAAAGGTTTAAAAAAGGAAATGAAAATCAATCTTCCAGACCTCCAGGACTGCAGGATCCATCCTTTATTTCTTTTCCTTTGTATATCTACCCATCTAGtgttttctttctttccttatttttttctttcttgtttCCTTCTGCTCCTATTTGATCACGGTGGATCGcttgcagcggcagcggcatgcAGCATGTACGCATCATTGTAAAGGAGGCAAATGCGTCAGTACCTCGCACTATGAGCATCAACTTGTTCATGCGGGAGCACTGGGTACGAGAAGAGCCTTCACTTCAACTGTATCTGCCTTCCCAATGGGGATTGGGGCTTCCTTGACATGTCAATCCCATTGTGCTCGGTAATCACCATCTGGGACTCAGAGAATGAAGGAGCAGATCGGGGAAAAGCCAGACGACATTGCATTACAACGGCTTGAAGGCAGTATCGTTTCAATCCTGTGCAGGTATTATTCGTATCAAATCACGATGATGCATTCTTTATGTTATTCTATTTTTAGCATTCTTGTACTATGTTAATTGCaatgtctgtggatgataagtTTGCGGTAAATTTTTTTTGGGAGCTCATGGTATGGTGTGTATCAGTGAGTTCAGTTTTATATATTCGTGCATTAAGAGGAATGTAGCAAGCATCCTCTGATAAATGAACTATTTCTGCACTCAGCAATTTTAGAATATTTAGTTGTGACAAATTTCATGGAATCATCTGAAATCTTCTGGTATTCTTATCGGTCCACATTTTGATTGGTTTGGGGACCATAAAAGCACTACGAAGTTCAATGGATGGGAAGGTTTTTGCAAGaagttgttgtcctccttgacgACACTGTCCCGTTTTCTTGGAGCCATAGTCCCATAATGTTAACTGTAGTGATGAGCCATAGTTGAGTAAAGCTGAATATATGAGATTTATAGATAATTCGGAAAATTATTAGCGATATATCGCATCTCTTTTCTATGCTCTCAATCAAATAGAAATGATCGAAGTTTTAAGTTTTTCTATTTAGTGACAGGTAATTACACACGTTTGGTTGTGGCTATGTCCATGAAAATCTTCACAAAAAAATGATTCCATCAGTGCATATGAAGAGGGAGAGATGGTTGGCGTGATGGAGATTTGAGAGGGAGTGGAGGTTCATGGTCTGTGGTATTGGTCATGAATCTCAATGGGAAAGAAGACAAGCACATAGAGTAGGGATTGGGGTTGACATAAGCTTCATTTTTTAGTATTCTTGATTCACTACAACTTacatctatttattttttttgtaattATGGGAGTCAGTAATAACTACCATCCTAAAGCCTGCTCCTGCCTCTCCAGACAGGTCCCTAGCTCTTTCTCCATGGTCCTTCCTTTCTCGGCACTTCAACCCCGCTTCCTCGCCCCTGCCCTACGCCAGTCACCAGCGTGGGTAAGCTTCAAGTGACAACTGAAGCAACGCTGCCGCCATCCTATATGCCAGGTCTTCAAGTGCCCACAAGGCCACAAGGTATGCCATGTCTTCTCTTTCCTTCCTATTGTGTGAAACTGAACCTTCTCTTCAAAGTCTCCTGCTCCCCTTTGGTGATCATATCAAGTTGGAATGATAAGTTTCCTTGATGCGAAACTGAAATAGAGCAGCAGGCCACAACACCTGATTTAGGACAACGTCGTGTTGTCTGCTATCAAGTACGTTGGTTCCACAATGTATTTTTTATCCTATTCCTCATcaatcaaaaatatttctatggcCAAACGTATGCTTCTGAGTAGAGGCTGATTTAATGAATGGTGTCGAGCAATTGATTGAGCTAATGGACTTGGATTGCTCATGTAGTGATCGCTAGTGTAAATGGGTCATCCTGGCATATTATCCTTTGTGTTAGCCTTCTTGCTGACtacttatttatttttttacaataAACAAAAGCGGATACAATGATGGTCAGAGAAAAAGGTTTTCTTTACACTAAGAGAGATTTCATCGTGTGGAGCAAAATGTTTTAACCCAGCAAAGATACGAATGGTTCTTTTTAACAGGTACTAGAGGTGCATAGCTGCTCCGACGATCATGATGTTCTTGGCTACGAGTAATAAGAAGGATGAAAGCCAATATGTGATGTATTTCAGGCAAACTTTTGGACTTAACTTGCAGTACAtggccatagtgaatgtacctatTTAAATAGAAATTCGTTTATGAAAAATACATTGTAGATGACATAGATACGTAACTAACTGATTTAACTATTCATATATATTGTTGATAGTAAATCTTGCCATGGACAATCAAGTGGATATCTTATTCTACCTTCGTGGAATAGTCCTAATACCACATATATTTATACGGTGAGCTTAGCATACTTTGTTTTAAAGTTTTGTAACAAAATTTTCAAGGCACACAGTTTTAACCATGTGACAGGCactaatatttatatatatacttgaacatgtgtataagatggtATGAAGATACGATAGAACTTATTTGTAGATTTATTGGCACACGAAAGAATTAGATATTAGAGATTTTTTTCCTGCTaatataaaatattattttagttaTATCATGGAAAGATTTATATAGTAGAGTTTGTGAACAGATGATGTTACACTCTGTCTGTGTTAATTTCATGAACTTTACTTTTTAGATTAAATATCACTTTAACGTTGGTATTTAATTTCACAGTGTTGTTATATTATCATGTGATTCATATGTTTTTATAGTAGAACTTTAgttgtcccgtagcaacgcacgtgcATGAACCTAGTATTCTCttagttttaaattataagatattttgactTTTGTAGATATGTTGCTTTTGCTATGTATTTAGACATAgctatatctaagtgcataatGAAAGCTATAAATTTAAAAAggtcaaaacatcttataatttagaacgaagAGAGTAGTTCACAATCAAATTTTTTAAGTAAAAATTACATATTACAATCAGACAACACAAAATCTAGCAAATTTTATATATCCAAGAGATCGTAATTCTTGCTTTCTTCTCAATTcattttaaatttgaaaatctacGAAAAAACATGAATATTTATGTTAACATTTTGATTGggatattttatttagaattacaCAGTACAACACAGACATTTATAACACAAgtatacttatccaaataaataTATGTAAACCCTATCTTTATGAGCACCTTCGAAATATTTTATTAGTCGGAATAGAGCCAGTCTAGTAGTAATCTAATACCCTAGTTCTCCACTCCGTGTAGGCGCAAACAATCTGCTGGCTGTGCAGGTATCAAAGAAACAAGGAAGGACTTGGCTATGCGCCAAAAAgaggcaagaaagcctttgctcctcacaagatcTTTGTGAGAAACAATAATAGGCATTGCAACAAGTGCAAGGACATTTGGTATATTCAAGTCCTTCACTGTTCAAGTGTCATTGCAATACTTGTCATTATTACAATAAATCCTTGCATTCCCTCTATTGATTGCTCCGCACAAGAACTTGCCGTTGAGCTCTCGCCGTAACTTTTTGGGCCTCATGGGAGCTTTATCAACAGTAACCTGCCGAGCCAGAAACTAACCATTATATTCTTTAGTGGCATCTCCGATGTACCATCCGAGAGTTCTAGGGTGTGTTAGCGCTCGACTTCTTCACAAAAACACCCTCTCTATACTACTCTCCTGGGAACGTTAGAGCTCAACTATGCACAAAACATCCTCTCGGGTTTACTCTCCGGTGCACCTCTCTAGTGCTATTTAGGTGAGCTATTTTTAATTTGCGACCTCCTGGCATTGCAGTGTTCCAAAAGCTCTAGTACCACTGTACCACCTCCCCAGTGCATAGCGGGAGATAAGGTATGCACTCTTGAAAAGTGGTTAGGAGGAACACTGTTCCATAGTTTCGGTGACCAGCACGCTGTTGATAATCGGAGATCTCCGGTGAATGCAAAAACAatccatttaggccttgtttagttccaaaaatttttaggaaatcgacaccgtagcactttcgtttgtatttaacaaatattgtctaatcatagactaactaggcttaaaagattcgtctcgttaattccgactaaactgtgcaattagtttttatttttgtctatatttaatacttcatgcatacatctaaagattcgatgtgacggggaatgtgaaaaattttgcaaaattttctaggaactaaacaaggccttagctcctTTTTTTCAAACCTTTTCAAATTACTATCTCCAAAAGATCTCCCATAAAATGCCATTAACTCCGAGTTTACATTTTACAAtcatttttaaagattttcacttgaacccatatactcAATCCAAATGCATATGCAAAATTAGATCTCACCAAGtggtggcactagataaccgcaTCTACAACTTAATTTGCCCCTCTTAATGGTATGATTATTTATCCTATCAAATTCGGTCATTGGCACTTCACTAATCACCTTATAGCTGGTCAATGACCGACCTATGCATAGTGAGTGGCTTTAGAATGATGTTTGCTCGTTACGGCGGAAGCAACAATTGGGGAACACATTGTGGTGACTAGTGAGTGGCTTTAGAATGATGTTTGCTCGTTTGGGACCAAGTTTGGTGAGCGTAGAATGGTATTTGCTCGTTTGGGACCAAGTTTGGTTAGCTCATTCTCTCTACACACAGGAGTTATTTCACTTATGGGCACCAAATTATTCTCACGCAGAAAATAAGCAATGTGTATAGCTATGTGACTGAAGAGATAAGACAGGGTGTAGCTTGCGTTGGACAAACTGTGGCTTGACGTTCGTGAAGGgtgttttttttatctttttttttctgaggGCTGCTGTATGCTTCTGTGCCCTGTGGTCACGGACTTCTAGTAAAGAAAAATTCAAAATCGTGCGCTACATGTACTTCATTAAGCGATTGGAGAAAACAAATCACGTCCCGTACGTAAGCGCGGCAAGGTACCGGCGGTTCACGTCGAGGAAGTCACAAACACAAGTCACCGGCTTTAGTCAAGTTGAGAGGTGCTACATGCGTGTATGACACTCGTTCATGACATTCACAAACAGCGAATTCGCACGAGCATCCAGCATAGAGCCGGAAACTACATGAGAACCAACTGGTACTTTAGAGATTCATTTAAAGAGTTCCTAATGCACCTTTCTTTCTCTGGATAATACAGTCTAGCACAAAACCCGTATGCGACAACAAAATATGCAAGGAATCCAATTGATCAGAAGGGAAGCGGCCCTCGCAGCTTGTTAGCAATGTGTAGAAGGTGGTCGATGTTTGTGGGTGGGTAGTTCTGGAGGAGCTTCAGGTTCGCAGTGAAATCGCCAGCCAAGAGCCGCCTTCGGACAAGAATTAGCATCGCGCAGCAGATCCGCAACAATGTAGCCTGCAACCCGAACAAAAGGGTTGATTCCAATTCTGGCGTGCATTGAAACACAACTTATGACATAAGATCAAAAATTGTGGTTCCCTAACCTGAGGTCCCTCTGGATCGCCCAATAGTGTGTCCCACAGGCTGAGGCAGTCACGGAACTTAAACTCCTGCGTTAGCAGCAAGGTGATCCATCTGAATGCGTAGAACTGTGGATTAACCTGGGATGCCAGATAAGCATGAGACTGGAAGCACAAGTACCTGTAACCACATGCTGATATCATCAACTAAAAGAAAGAGCTCTTTGTATAAATACCTTGGTTACAACTTCTAAATGCCGCCAGAGTTCCTCGTCATGTCTTCTCA
Protein-coding sequences here:
- the LOC110436396 gene encoding dnaJ homolog subfamily C member 2-like, with amino-acid sequence MESQKCFLITYSQEIVDGVPLYVSSNCLPVKALKYEPAGHSFHAAAMKLLGLAEHEDIETDDRSVSSDDKSQDFNAGSHTFSSKGKKKSSGSQQQDHYALLGLGHLRFLATEDQIRKSYRDMALKHHPDKQAALILAETTEEAKQAKKDEIESHFKAIQEAYEILIDPTKRRIYDSTDEFDDDVPTDCAPQDFFKVFGPAFMRNGRWSVTQPIPSLGHDTTPVEEVDKFYNFWYNFKSWREFPDDDEYDLEQAESREHKRWMERQNAKLQEKAKKAEYARVRTLVDNAYKKDPRIQRRKEEEKAEKQRRKEAKYLAKKLQEEEAARAGEVERIRKEEESKKAAEAALHQKKLKEKEKKLLRKEKTRLRILAAPVVADSHFGLSEANVESTCASLDMEQLKKLCDGMDGKDAAEKARLLSNALRNESSSKEAKKIEANGVERSAPKSNSTGGRVTEGSSSILNSYEKKERPWGKEEIEMLRKAIQKYPKGTSRRWEVVSEFIGTSRSVEEILKATKTVLLQKPDSSKAFDSFLEKRKPTQSIASPLSTRDEISSSTEGAETALSKAAAQPASTQTANGKAVADPVPDGAPSVSDPDAWTEAQVLALLQALKAFPKDASQRWERVAAAVPGKTVVQCKKKVAARRENFRSKKSGE